Proteins from a single region of Gossypium arboreum isolate Shixiya-1 chromosome 1, ASM2569848v2, whole genome shotgun sequence:
- the LOC108480141 gene encoding uncharacterized protein LOC108480141, producing MEDIRLCEGVQKGIESPAYSTGRYAPNVEKAMHHFHCLLYDNLINLFCLLNAFLNCCLAFIGTTQGTSTPVFQFLLHSYWIPACKWHNTSPLYLLSSSYDGKVMLWDLRTALLYVLTGGKWNKKINYTRLRSKNNLQKAHND from the exons ATGGAAGACATTAGACTGTGTGAAGGTGTTCAAAAGGGTATTGAATCACCTGCATATAGTACTGGAAGGTATGCGCCAAATGTTGAGAAGGCCATGCATCATTTCCATTGTCTGCTTTATGATAATCTCATAAACCTTTTCTGTTTGCTGAATGCATTTCTAAACTGCTGCTTAGCATTCATTGGAACTACCCAGG GAACATCGACGCCTGTGTTTCAGTTCTTGTTACATAGTTATTGGATTCCAGCTTGCAAGTGGCACAATACGTCTCCTCTTTACTTACTTTCTTCATCTTATGATGGGAAAGTAATGTTGTGGGATCTAAGAACAGCG CTCCTTTATGTTTTGACTGGTGGCAAATGGAACAAGAAAATCAACTACACTAGATTGCGGTCTAAGAACAATTTGCAGAAGGCACATAATGACTAG